Proteins found in one Kineosporia sp. NBRC 101731 genomic segment:
- a CDS encoding DUF3515 family protein gives MRQVLRDIGQYRVRPRRRALIAVPVALGATGTLVALAACGSGSSAGNTDVPSLTPGPDAAVAACTDLMDRLPETVLSRARNTTQEPTGIATWGDPAISLSCGATPTGPTTDRCIDINDVAWVFSETSTAYTFITYGRDPAVQVQVPTSVERSAATAALVDLEKAVKPLGTTARQCSDLVDSAPSTSAS, from the coding sequence ATGCGCCAGGTCCTGCGTGACATCGGCCAGTACAGGGTCCGGCCTCGGCGCCGGGCCCTGATCGCTGTTCCGGTGGCTCTCGGGGCGACCGGAACACTGGTGGCCCTGGCCGCATGCGGATCCGGTTCGTCAGCGGGGAACACCGACGTTCCCTCACTGACCCCGGGCCCGGATGCCGCCGTTGCCGCCTGCACCGATCTGATGGACCGCCTGCCGGAGACTGTGCTCTCCCGGGCCCGTAACACCACCCAGGAGCCCACCGGCATCGCCACCTGGGGTGATCCAGCGATCTCACTGAGCTGCGGAGCCACACCGACCGGCCCGACCACCGACCGGTGCATCGACATCAACGATGTGGCCTGGGTGTTCAGCGAGACCTCGACCGCGTACACGTTCATCACCTACGGCCGCGATCCGGCTGTCCAGGTGCAGGTGCCGACCTCGGTGGAACGCAGCGCAGCCACCGCTGCCCTCGTCGATCTCGAGAAGGCCGTGAAACCGCTGGGAACCACCGCCCGTCAGTGCTCGGACCTGGTGGACTCGGCACCGAGCACCAGCGCGAGCTGA
- a CDS encoding Lrp/AsnC ligand binding domain-containing protein, with protein sequence MVQAYILIQTEVGRSTSIVTEIAQIPGVTLAEDVTGPYDVIARIEAPSVDELGSGVIAKIQDVKGITRTLTCTVVKM encoded by the coding sequence GTGGTGCAGGCTTACATCTTGATCCAGACCGAGGTCGGGCGCTCGACGTCGATCGTCACCGAGATCGCTCAGATCCCGGGCGTGACCTTGGCCGAGGACGTCACGGGCCCCTATGACGTCATCGCCCGGATCGAGGCCCCCTCCGTCGATGAGCTCGGCTCCGGCGTGATCGCGAAGATTCAGGACGTGAAGGGAATCACCCGCACGCTCACCTGCACTGTTGTGAAGATGTGA
- a CDS encoding thiamine-phosphate kinase, whose protein sequence is MGTARDEPDRNDPSIGTLGEDSLVAGVLDRYPSAPWLTVGPGDDAAVLDLTGPLAGPLVACTDTLVEGQDFRRDWSTARDIGIKVAAQNFADVAAMGGRPHTLLVSLTTPADVPASWANEMADGLVAECARAGAVVAGGDVSAGSEIVVTGTALGTLAGPRAVLRSQARAGDVVAVTVGSGRSAAGWALLRAFGGAAADDLEPALSALVREHRAPVPPYEAGVEAALAGVNAMIDTSDGLVRDAARIAHASGVVLDLDPTALVPTPDLLSAASVLGISAQEAQDWVLTGGEDHALLACFPPSVPVPPSFRVIGVVRDGEPGVWVDGRPFSGEGGWRHWS, encoded by the coding sequence TTGGGTACGGCCCGGGACGAACCAGACCGGAACGACCCCTCCATCGGTACTCTGGGTGAGGATTCCCTGGTGGCCGGTGTACTCGATCGTTATCCCTCAGCGCCCTGGCTGACCGTGGGCCCGGGGGACGACGCAGCAGTTCTCGACCTGACCGGCCCGCTCGCCGGGCCGCTCGTCGCGTGCACCGACACCCTCGTGGAGGGCCAGGACTTCCGCCGCGACTGGTCAACAGCCCGTGACATCGGGATCAAGGTCGCTGCACAGAATTTCGCCGACGTCGCCGCCATGGGTGGCAGGCCTCACACACTTCTCGTGAGTCTGACCACTCCCGCAGATGTCCCGGCGTCGTGGGCCAACGAGATGGCGGACGGTCTGGTCGCCGAGTGTGCCCGGGCCGGTGCGGTCGTGGCCGGGGGAGATGTCTCGGCCGGGTCCGAGATCGTTGTGACAGGTACCGCACTCGGCACTCTGGCGGGTCCGCGGGCGGTTCTGCGGTCGCAGGCCCGGGCCGGGGATGTGGTGGCCGTCACCGTGGGCAGTGGACGTTCGGCGGCGGGCTGGGCCCTGTTGCGGGCCTTCGGCGGTGCCGCGGCCGACGACCTGGAACCGGCGCTGTCGGCCCTGGTGCGTGAGCACCGCGCCCCGGTGCCGCCGTACGAGGCCGGTGTCGAAGCCGCGCTGGCCGGGGTGAATGCCATGATCGACACCAGCGACGGCCTGGTGCGCGACGCCGCCCGGATCGCCCACGCGTCCGGCGTCGTGCTCGACCTCGACCCCACCGCACTGGTGCCCACCCCGGATCTGCTGAGTGCTGCGTCGGTGCTGGGGATTTCCGCGCAGGAGGCGCAGGACTGGGTGCTCACCGGTGGTGAGGACCACGCCCTGCTGGCCTGTTTCCCGCCCTCGGTCCCGGTGCCACCCTCCTTCCGGGTGATCGGCGTGGTGCGCGACGGCGAACCGGGTGTGTGGGTGGACGGCAGGCCCTTCAGCGGTGAGGGCGGCTGGCGGCACTGGAGCTGA
- a CDS encoding MepB family protein — protein sequence MSAQDQTDHDNQQAEPAEVTRPAAVSAVWSAPTPPDLLVLKEQVFDPLGIVCTGLTPEAAAEGAEYAAHKVRLDGAPVRLRSARKTPEKNGLFVTLWLRRPTGTIRPFAVGDKVRLFVVTAREDDHFGHFVFPAGVLARQRILSSPDADGKRAFRVYPPWSAPHNAQAARTRGWQREFFLPLDSATGVDLERARQLYAPAITGS from the coding sequence ATGAGCGCGCAGGATCAGACCGATCACGACAACCAGCAGGCCGAACCGGCTGAGGTCACCAGGCCGGCCGCCGTTTCCGCGGTGTGGTCCGCGCCGACGCCACCGGACCTGCTGGTGCTCAAGGAACAGGTCTTCGACCCGCTGGGCATCGTCTGCACCGGTCTCACGCCCGAGGCCGCGGCCGAGGGCGCTGAGTACGCCGCGCACAAGGTCCGCCTCGACGGCGCCCCGGTGCGACTGCGCTCGGCCCGTAAGACCCCGGAGAAGAACGGCCTGTTCGTCACCCTCTGGCTGCGCCGGCCGACCGGGACGATCCGGCCGTTCGCGGTCGGCGACAAGGTGCGGCTCTTCGTCGTCACCGCCCGCGAGGACGATCACTTCGGGCACTTCGTGTTCCCGGCCGGGGTCCTGGCCCGCCAGCGGATCCTCTCCTCCCCGGACGCCGACGGGAAACGGGCGTTCCGGGTGTACCCGCCGTGGTCGGCCCCGCACAACGCGCAGGCTGCCCGCACCCGCGGCTGGCAGCGCGAGTTCTTCCTGCCCCTGGACTCCGCCACCGGAGTGGATCTGGAGCGGGCCCGGCAGCTCTACGCCCCCGCGATCACCGGCTCCTGA
- the rpmB gene encoding 50S ribosomal protein L28 has translation MAANCDVCKKGPGFGFSVSHSHRRTKRRWNPNIQRVRTTIGGTPQRVNVCTSCLKAGKVSR, from the coding sequence GTGGCCGCCAACTGCGACGTTTGCAAGAAGGGGCCGGGCTTCGGCTTCAGCGTCTCGCACTCCCACCGCCGGACGAAGCGTCGCTGGAACCCGAACATCCAGCGCGTCCGCACCACCATCGGTGGCACGCCGCAGCGCGTCAACGTCTGCACCTCCTGCCTGAAGGCCGGCAAGGTCAGCCGCTGA